The proteins below are encoded in one region of Ephemeroptericola cinctiostellae:
- a CDS encoding TetR/AcrR family transcriptional regulator, which produces MAIVNNMTSNERPAVRKGEQTRAAILDVALEVAARDGLEGVTIGILADRLSMSKSGVFSHFGSREELLIATLKEYEVRFLADILKPAVTEPRGLLRLKAILGNWFTRLGHENEQGCLYISGGVEYDDRPGPVRDELVGMIEGWEKELERAIRQSIETGELREDTPVDLVIFELYGLALGFHHSARLMARNNGSDMIRQVFERILNQYQRVA; this is translated from the coding sequence ATGGCTATCGTCAATAATATGACATCAAACGAACGCCCTGCTGTACGCAAAGGTGAACAAACCCGCGCAGCGATTTTGGATGTGGCACTGGAAGTGGCTGCACGAGATGGCTTGGAAGGTGTGACGATTGGTATTTTGGCTGATCGTTTAAGCATGAGTAAAAGTGGCGTGTTCTCACATTTTGGTTCACGGGAAGAGCTGCTGATTGCAACGTTGAAAGAGTATGAGGTTCGTTTTTTGGCCGACATTCTTAAGCCTGCGGTGACTGAACCACGCGGCTTGTTGCGCTTAAAAGCAATTTTAGGCAATTGGTTCACCCGTCTTGGTCATGAGAATGAGCAAGGTTGCTTGTATATTTCTGGTGGTGTGGAATATGACGATCGCCCTGGTCCTGTTCGCGATGAATTGGTCGGCATGATCGAAGGCTGGGAAAAAGAATTGGAACGCGCCATTCGCCAGTCCATTGAGACGGGCGAATTGCGGGAAGATACGCCTGTTGATTTGGTGATTTTCGAATTGTATGGCTTGGCCTTGGGATTCCACCACAGTGCACGCTTGATGGCGCGCAACAATGGTTCGGACATGATTCGGCAGGTGTTTGAAAGAATTTTAAATCAGTACCAACGTGTGGCTTAG
- a CDS encoding lysophospholipid acyltransferase family protein, producing the protein MRLIGLISAPVRLVLFVLYVLLGLFLTMVLFRFFSWATRQHLIRTWSRCLLVILGVRLSVDNPPARLPMRGMLVGNHSSWIDIFVANAVQPVRFIAKSEVRDWPVIGILVSSVGTLYVERGNRHAITSTNREISAAAKNGDLVGLYPEGTTTNGTYILPFKSNLFQPAIDNEMHLYPLGVTYTQNGLYTPHAAYEGDTSLMSSLWQIASSGGVTAHARYGAVIPAAQFSARHELAKAAQNAVARLIGQEVMPDDVYAQVQTGV; encoded by the coding sequence ATGAGGTTAATCGGTCTAATTTCTGCGCCAGTGCGTCTGGTTTTGTTTGTATTGTATGTGCTGTTGGGTTTGTTTTTAACCATGGTGTTGTTTCGTTTTTTCAGTTGGGCAACCCGTCAGCATTTGATTCGAACATGGTCGCGTTGTTTGTTGGTGATCCTTGGTGTGCGTTTGTCGGTGGATAACCCGCCGGCTCGCTTGCCCATGCGTGGCATGTTGGTGGGCAACCATTCGTCGTGGATTGATATTTTTGTCGCCAATGCGGTTCAGCCTGTGCGTTTTATTGCCAAATCTGAAGTCCGGGATTGGCCTGTCATTGGTATTTTGGTGTCGAGTGTGGGCACACTGTACGTTGAGCGGGGCAATCGCCATGCCATCACCAGCACCAACCGTGAAATCTCTGCTGCGGCTAAAAACGGTGATTTGGTCGGTTTGTATCCTGAAGGCACGACGACGAATGGGACGTATATTTTGCCGTTTAAAAGCAATTTGTTTCAGCCCGCGATTGACAACGAAATGCATTTGTATCCATTGGGGGTGACGTATACCCAAAATGGATTGTACACCCCCCATGCCGCGTACGAGGGGGACACCAGTTTGATGAGCAGCTTATGGCAAATTGCATCCAGTGGCGGCGTGACAGCTCATGCACGGTATGGGGCGGTGATCCCTGCGGCGCAATTTTCAGCGCGCCATGAGCTGGCGAAGGCCGCTCAAAATGCCGTCGCACGATTGATAGGTCAAGAAGTGATGCCCGATGATGTATATGCTCAAGTGCAGACGGGCGTTTAG